The Telopea speciosissima isolate NSW1024214 ecotype Mountain lineage chromosome 11, Tspe_v1, whole genome shotgun sequence genome includes the window ttaaagtatcagtatcagtatcgtatcgccCGATACGGACAATACGTGCCGGTTTTGTTAGTTACCAAtgtcgataccgtatcggtagcatggtacggacaaggggtaagatggtcagaaaacttattttttaaggaaatttaaggataattttgtccgatacaatCAATCCTAGCCAATACCATGtcagtatcgtatcggttttgcaggttGCTGATACCCattccaataccgtgcactaaaaccatggatacATACGATGTTTCAATAAATGTTTGTTCTATaccaagaaataaataaatgtttgacagagagaagagagatcgagagaGTACCTAGTAATGAAGACGGAAGACGGAGATAAAGGTCTTGACCACCGGAAGAGTACTGCTGAACGTCAATCAACTCTGTGGTCCAAACCAAACACCCAGGTCCACTAACAAATGAATAAGCCAGACAAGAACAATTGTTGAGGCATCTAACTTTGCATGCATTCTCGTCCGTAACTAGTAAATATTCTGAAACATCTGGTAACTTAATTCCTTTCAATTTCAGAAACCCTTCCGAGTCAGAACCACACTGTAATGGAGTACTTCTCTCACACCCATCACTCCAATTTCCATTTCTCCATTTCTCAGGGAACTTAGGTTGAAACCCTCTCATACAGCTACAAATTAACGATTCCATCTTGTTACAAACCCCAAAAGGCCCACATGCACCATAAGCATCACATTGGGTTTTAATTGCTAACCAAAAAACAACCCATTCCTTCTTTTGTTCATCCCAATTTATTGTCTCTATATTTcctgaagaaagaagaacaacaaGGGAAATGTTTGAAGTATCAGATAAGGAATAAGTGTAATACTCCCCTCCATTACCATCGCTGCTGAAGGTGATACCATTAATGTAATCTTGAGGCATTTCCGGTATTCCGATGAAGCTCCGACCATTCCACTGACCGGAATTCCAGTGCTTGACTAAATTCGAATCATTCACGATGTTTGCAGCTGGACCACTCACGACGTATACTTGCTGTACTTGTTTTCGATTCCGGCGTAAGAAAAATTTCCCCGGTGCCGGATTGTTTTCGCTTTCCCAACATGTTAATCTCATACTTATTCCGAATTTATCATTACCTCCAAGCTTCATGTTTGGAATTAAAGTATTGGAAGGATGATCAAAACTATCCCAAAGTGACACATTTAAATGGTTATCTCTAAGAGCAAAGTTTCCCATGTCATCTAGTATTGCAACAGTACTAGTATTACTGGACATAGTAGAAGAAGCATTTGTATACCAAATCACATTTTGTTTCCCATCTAAAATAACAAGATTACCTTCATTGTTGATGGACAAACTTCCATGGGAATCCAAAATCGGTTTCATGGCGTTTAAGATCCCAACAACTTGTGTGTATGAGGTCTTCTTGTACCAAATCCCGACGTATCGATTAGTAGAATTACCAGGACTGAAGAAGCCTAATTCAAAGATGTCTCCAGCTGATACTAAGGTTTCTCCATCTGTGATTGATTGACCTGCACTGATAGTGTCTATTGCTATGCAATTTggtaatagaaataagagaaaatatggaagagaagaaagaagagttcTCACTCCTGAAATATTGCTGAAGCCCATCTCAAAAGCTGCTCATGATGCCTTGCTAGGAATGATAAGATTCAGAGTTCCTATCTCCCTCACCCCCTTGAATCTTCCGATTAAAGTTTTATATATAGTCTGATTAACCCAAGTATGAACTAATAGTCAACCAATAACGAAGAATAGAAACATTAATGCTCATGCTTAGCCTGTGAGACCCGATTAACTAAACGATGAAGAAACCTAAATAATTGGTGGGGACTGATTGTACACAACCGGTCCACCCCTATGgcttggatgccaagaaaaaaatttgaatattaGAATAGAGATATAGACATATAAATCAGTCATTGCaccatcatgatttttgtcacGGGTGTTCAAGTCTCTGGatacagcctctctgcgaagcaaGGGTAAGACTACATagattatgaccctccctagaccccacagtggcaggagcctttgCACTCATATTTTTCTAACATCCAAATATAGTCTTATAGGGAAGAGTTAGTTGAAGAAAAGTAATTACATCAACTGCCATATGTAGGATGGgcatttctacctttcatgagTACAGAGCGATCATTTCGTCCCTATATATTTGGGAGCAGTATTGTGCATTCTTCCTTACAAAAGTCCATGTTTTTTTGAAGACTGCAAGGGTAAATCCATCCAAGCCAGATCGGTATCAAATCCGTATTGATTAGCAATTCCCATTACTAAAACCTTGCTCCCAAAAGAAAGGAATCTTCATGTAGACAAAGTGATTTTTCACTATTACATGACGACATGTGTCAATGAAGAAgtaaaaaattaacaaattaaTTATGAAATATATTCTTAACACGTCTCATATATACATTGTATGTAAATTGATTTATTCGTCACTTCACGTATGTGGAGATTCCCTAGACTCAAAACTCCAACCTctattattatcctctccaattcctaaagctcCCAATTCCTAAAGCttggcagtgcggcagtgctaggtggagatgctgacacatggcagctcggacatTCAATGGTCCAAATTCAACATAgcacaccgttggatgtccgaatTACCACAtgtcggcatctccacctagcattgcCGCACTACTGaattttaaggaattggagaaaatAATTTTCCTTATGGTAGATGATATCTTTCCCCCAATCCAATTGAAGGATTCTATGTGACAAATTAATAATAGGTTTTTCAACGGATGATAATGGCTTTGTTAACATTCTTGCTAAGAGAGGCCTATCTATTACGTATAAGATAGTTCAGTCTTTATCAATTCCTTGGCTTGTTCATCTTTGTCAAAAAGAAACTTCACGCAATAAGATTCTCTTGATtcaaaagagggggaaaaaaaattagggtttcccttCATGCCTTGGCTGGTGGGTAAAGCATGGCCTTAGTTAGACCATgtttttagtgcacagtatcagAATATTAGATATCGGTAACCTCCAAAACCAAAATGATACCAATATGGTATCAACTTGAATCGactgtatcagacaaaattacccctgactctccttaaaaaatgagtttttttaacTACAATATCCCTTGTTTGTACCGTGCTATTGATACAGTATTAATATCGATGACTAACAAAATTGGtacgatacaataccgatacttagaaccatgactCAGATCGATTGCCTAGGCGATCAGCAATCAATAAAGTGGTAGTAGATATGAAGGAGGTAAGTTAGAGCCCGATGATTAGCTTTAGCTTCTAGATTAGCATCCGGTAAAAGGAGGAAACACGGTAACGACTTGAGTCATCACTTATTGTTCTTATACAAAAGACCGAAGAATTCAAGAAGTCATTTTTCAAAAAGTCATAGTAGTAGACCAAAATGGTGTCTATCAGTTGTCATTTTAATGTTATAAAGTCGTAGCAGTAGATCAAACCGCCCTTTCCGTTTTCAATGGCCCTTCATTATGGAACcttgaccccaaaaaaaaaattgtggagCCTTGACCCTTAAAGTCAGTGATTGGTGTCTATCACCATAAAGTTTCTAGAATACCTCcactaatcttttttttttgggtaaaatataAATCCACTAATcacttatcttttatttttttttatgagaaaaataaaatttataaacAATCAGACTTTAAAGATAATTTGTTCATTTGGGCTTGTTTAGCCAGATTAGTAGCAAGCACCAAAATTAGGGGATCAGCTATAATAGTAAAAACCACATCGTGACACAAAGTATTGATCTTCAAAAGGTGGTCCAGAAAaggccatggccaaagagaATGAgtaggagatggaagaagatcagGGATCATCTAGTTCGAACACCATACTTCTTTTACCTTCAAGCCATGTTTGGCGGTGGCATACTCAAGCTCTACAAGAATTCCAGAGATTTCAGGTTTCAAAATATGATGAGACTTTAACCAACCTGTAGCAATGGAAATAAACTTTTTTTCTAACAAAAAATAGTAAGTCCATCCAACCGTAGTTATGTCTGTGGCTTGAGATCCTGCACAAATTAAAAAGGGGAAATTGAAAACAGGTAAAGGGTTAACAGAAGTCACAGTTATCACCTTCTCTAGTGGAGAATATACATCATGGGATGAAATGGAGGGAGGGGGAtaaacctaaatccctaatcCAACAACCAATGTTCTCCAAGGTCTTAATAGGGTTCGGCTTCTCTAAGCCTTTTACAACCTTGTTTCATAAAGTAGCaggtaataataaaaacaccaaaaaactaGTTCAAAGAGAGTTTATCAAGTTTCAGGTAGAGAAATGTGGTCATATTGAAGTGATCCAATGAAGGATGAGAGAGAAACTCAATTCGTAATCCCAAATGGTCAATAGCCCAAACATGCTTAACCCAATCACATGAAAAGAAGATGTGTTAGTATGATTCAATACAATTGCCACAGAAAGCACAATGTGGGTCGATCGGAATCCATTTTGATAGAGTTGCATTGATAGGAAGTCATGCATGCAAGACacgccaaaaaaataatttaaacttGGGATGAAGATTAAGCTTCCAAAAAATCTTCCACCAGGAAGAGTGGTTTAAGTTATGGGCATAGGATAAATGTAAAATGGATTTGGCAGCAAGTTTGGTTCTAAATCGACCATCTATAGCGAGAGTACACCACCAACTATCATCAGAATTAGATAAattcattttcaaaatattaaataaaaaattcaaaggaACAGAAGCTGTAAGTAAATTACTATTCCATTTCGAGTTAATCATGAAATTAAAAACCTTAACCTATTGTAAGTTGGGACCCCATGGATAGAAGGATGAATGGTGAACCCTGGAATAGAAGGGATCCAGGGGTCAGTCCTGAATTGAAGAAAGTATCCTTACCATTCCCAATCCTCCTTGCTGCAAGCTTCCTTAATCTTGGAATAATAGAAATGATGTTGTTCCAAGTCCAAGAACcttttttcaaagaatttttagcatcaaataaagaagaatgaGGGAAATATCTTCCTTTAAGAACTGTAGTCCAAAGAAAAGATTTATCAGATAACAGCCTCCAACCCAAACTCAGAAGGAGAGCCGTATTATGAGTCTCaattttttcaaaccctagcccaactTTAGATCTGGGGAGGCACAATTTATCCCAAGCAATAAGAGCGCATTTTTTCTTAGCACTAGAATTCCCAAGCCAAAAATATAGGTAGATCGAGTCAAGACTGCGTCAAATCTGAAGAGGAAATGCAAAACAATTCATAAGATATGCAGGGGTAGAAGCCAAAACATATTAAATTAATACACTTCTACTAGCATAAGAGGGGAAATTGGATTTCCAAGAAGCTAATTGTTACGAACCCTCTGAAAAATAGAACTCAACTCCATAACTTTAGATCTGTAGTGAAACAGTTGAGCACCCAAATAAGATGATTTCTTAGACATTTCATTAATACCAATAACAGAGCAAAGATAAGCCCCCTCAAAATGAGAAACATTACAACTAAAATGCAACCCATTTTTGTCAAAATTAATTTCTTGACCAGACAGGTCTGAGAAAAGGTCAAGGATAGCCTTGATAGTGAGAAGGTCTTCAGAAGTAGccctacaaaaaataaaaatgtcgtCTGCAAAAAGAAGGTGAGAAACCTCAGGAGCAGAATGAGCAATCTTGATTCccttaaataaattaaactcTCGATAAGTAGAGAGCAACCTGGAATGGACTTTCATAGCTAGAATAAACAGATACAGGCTAAGAGGGCATCCTTGACGAATACTACGAGTAACCTGAAAGAGGGCATCcttgtctcttttattttcataaacacccttcttctgttcttcaccTTATAAAGGCAATAATGGGACAAATGGTTGCCTCTAACGTGTATGTGCACCTCTACGTGTAGAGGAACTAAGCTCTGAACTCTAAAGTTTGTAACATATTCAAGGGGGTGGGAGAGAAAGAGGatggttcctctgcacgtacgtATGAGAGGTAACCACATGTCCCATTTTTGctatttacaaggggaggagggatattaatggaaacaaaaagaacaagtggttacctctcacaAGAACATTCACCTAcacgtacgtgcagatgatccattctcaaggatataggggtgtcaaaaactGTCTAGCACCAATAAGTAGTCTTATTGGAATTAATCGAAAAAGCTTGAAATCTGACAAATTGGTTAGTAAACGGCAAGCAAAGATCGATTAATATTTAGTTGTTCTCAGTGTTTGGTTGTAGTCCGACTCACACCAATAGTTGAACGGTTAAAGTTAGTTTACAGCTGATTAACCCAATTATGGACTAATAGCCAACCAATAATGAATATAAACAATGCCCATGCTTAGCCTATGAGACCCAATTAACTAAACGAGGTGAAACCTAAATTGGTGGGGACTGATTATACCCAACCGATTCACCCATAAGGCTAcatttggatgccaagaaaagaaaaaacataatgggacaaaaatcatgatggtGCAAGGATTGATTTATCTGTCTATATCTCTATtctaattcaaaatttttattttctttcttgacatccaaacatagccttaaagGGAAGAATTAGTTGAAGAAACGCAATTACATTAACTGCAATGTGTAgggtaaaaaataaattattgaCTCCTTCCATGTTGGTCGGTACCTCCAAGATTCATGTTTGGTATTAAAGTGTTGGAGGGATGATCAAAACTCTTCCAAAGTGACCCATTTGAATGGTTTTCTCTAATGGCAAAGTTTCTCACGTCATCTAGTATTGCAACAGTACTACTACTCGATAGAGTGGAAGCATTTGTATACCAAATCACATTTTGGTTCCCAGCCAAAAGAACAAGATTACCTTTACTGTCACCACACAAAAACCACACTTTGGCGGAGGTCTTTAGCCGCGGTTGCCGAGAACCGTGGTGAAAGATACTCTTTAGCCGCGGTTTTCATAAAATGCGATAAAATGTACTCTGGGGTTGCAAATATACCGCGATTTTTATAAACCGTGGTAAATACTAGTCCTTTAGCCACGGTTTCTATAAACTGTGGGTATTTACTAGTCCTTTAGATGCGGTTTCTATAAACCGTGGCTATATACCATTCTTCTAACCGCACTTTGTAAAAACCGTGGTCATATATAGATGCATAGTTACCGTTTATAAATAGTATAACTATATAAATATATAGTTGTAGATATCTATCTATCACATTATTataattttacattttattttaattaattataaaataaatttaaattttaaacttttctattaatataatattaagaaaattatattaatagaaaatttttcctaataatattaatattaagaaaattaatataaccaataaatatattaatatcataATCATCGATTTTATAATATAATCGttcattttaaatttctatatatatatatatatatatatatatatatatatatatatataatatattatctaatatacatataatataatgtgtgtgtgtgtgtgtataaatATATGTTTGCCAATGAGGGCCCTCGAAATGGAACATTAACATTAAAAAATAGGTAGTTTAGACTAATCTTGATCAATTTTCCATGGTCCCTAAATAATTTTTTGGTCATATCATTGTCGGTCAATGATGGCCctcaaaatagaatcttttttcTTGGAACTCCGATTGACCTGATTCAATGTCATCAGatttcactttcaaattatatatttttgatatttttgtttTGCTGATATATctataatttaataataaaaaaaaagatacataaatGCCTATATTAAATATATGTCTGCAATGAAGGCCCTCAAATAGAACATT containing:
- the LOC122644707 gene encoding G-type lectin S-receptor-like serine/threonine-protein kinase B120, whose translation is MGFSNISGVRTLLSSLPYFLLFLLPNCIAIDTISAGQSITDGETLVSAGDIFELGFFSPGNSTNRYVGIWYKKTSYTQVVGILNAMKPILDSHGSLSINNEGNLVILDGKQNVIWYTNASSTMSSNTSTVAILDDMGNFALRDNHLNVSLWDSFDHPSNTLIPNMKLGGNDKFGISMRLTCWESENNPAPGKFFLRRNRKQVQQVYVVSGPAANIVNDSNLVKHWNSGQWNGRSFIGIPEMPQDYINGITFSSDGNGGEYYTYSLSDTSNISLVVLLSSGNIETINWDEQKKEWVVFWLAIKTQCDAYGACGPFGVCNKMESLICSCMRGFQPKFPEKWRNGNWSDGCERSTPLQCGSDSEGFLKLKGIKLPDVSEYLLVTDENACKVRCLNNCSCLAYSFVSGPGCLVWTTELIDVQQYSSGGQDLYLRLPSSLLGANTSDLVKVRESFSSSVQDVEDPEIQFSHVKLGEDQELQLFDFDSVKMATNNFSFWNKIGEGGFGIVYKGDLSSGQAIAVKRLSRTSGQGITEFKNEIMLISKLQHRNLVKLVGVCIEGEEKLLLYEYLSNKSLDKFLFDPIKRAELDWSTRFRIIEGVAYGLLYLHRDSRLRVIHRDLKTSNILLDEQMNPKISDFGMARIFGVKQDLANTNRVVGTYGYMAPEYALEGIFSEKSDVFSFGICLLEIVSGAKNSSFCHDEEHLSFLGHVWKLWNTGKGTQLIDQTVVDSCDPLEAMRCIHIGLLCAQDYAVDRPTMSKVVYMLSTETTDLPPPKMPLYIRNSKDYNNLSSHGSDVNSINECSITAIESR